Proteins co-encoded in one Paracrocinitomix mangrovi genomic window:
- a CDS encoding cystathionine gamma-synthase, which produces MEEKDMKFGTKAIHAGVHPDTATGAIMTPIYQTSTYVQEGIGNHKGFAYSRTSNPTRDALEKSIAALENGKYGACFGSGLAAIDCVLKMLNPGDEIISTNDLYGGSYRLFKTIFEKYGLKFHFVDMANAENIEHYINDNTKLIWIESPTNPMMNIIDVAVCADIAKKHNLLLAVDNTFATPYLQLPLDLGADIVMHSVTKYIGGHSDVVMGALVCNDKQLADEMYRIQNSSGAVTAPMDSFLVLRGIKTLHLRMQRHCENGKAIAHFLKTQDKIENVYWPGFEDHPNHEIAKKQMTDFGGMISFSLKGNKLEDALEIVKKVRLFSLAESLGGVESLIGHPATMTHAAIPKEEREKSGVVDSLIRLSVGVEDAEDLINDLKQALN; this is translated from the coding sequence ATGGAAGAAAAAGACATGAAATTTGGCACTAAAGCTATTCATGCCGGTGTCCATCCGGATACGGCTACAGGTGCGATCATGACTCCCATTTATCAAACCAGTACTTATGTTCAGGAAGGAATTGGAAATCATAAGGGATTTGCCTATTCAAGAACATCTAATCCAACAAGGGATGCTTTGGAAAAGAGTATTGCAGCATTGGAAAATGGAAAGTACGGAGCGTGTTTTGGCAGTGGTTTAGCGGCTATTGATTGTGTGCTAAAAATGTTAAATCCGGGTGACGAAATTATATCTACCAATGATTTGTATGGAGGTTCATATCGCTTATTCAAAACAATATTTGAAAAGTATGGACTCAAGTTTCATTTTGTAGATATGGCTAATGCTGAAAACATTGAGCATTATATCAATGATAATACAAAGTTGATTTGGATAGAGTCACCAACAAATCCAATGATGAATATTATTGATGTAGCCGTTTGCGCAGATATTGCAAAGAAGCACAATTTGCTATTGGCAGTTGACAATACTTTTGCTACACCCTATTTGCAGTTGCCTCTTGATTTGGGAGCTGATATAGTAATGCATTCTGTTACTAAATACATAGGAGGGCATTCAGATGTGGTTATGGGCGCTCTGGTTTGTAATGACAAGCAGTTAGCAGATGAAATGTATAGAATTCAAAATTCTTCAGGTGCTGTAACGGCTCCCATGGATTCATTTTTGGTGCTTAGAGGGATTAAAACACTGCATTTAAGAATGCAAAGACATTGTGAAAATGGAAAAGCTATTGCTCATTTTTTGAAAACACAGGATAAAATTGAGAATGTCTATTGGCCGGGTTTTGAAGATCATCCGAATCATGAAATTGCTAAGAAACAAATGACAGATTTTGGTGGAATGATTTCGTTTTCTTTGAAAGGAAATAAATTAGAAGATGCCCTTGAAATTGTGAAAAAGGTAAGGTTGTTTTCGTTGGCAGAGTCTTTAGGAGGTGTTGAATCATTGATTGGACATCCGGCAACAATGACACATGCAGCCATACCTAAAGAAGAAAGAGAAAAATCTGGTGTAGTGGATTCACTTATAAGATTAAGTGTAGGAGTGGAAGACGCAGAAGACTTAATAAATGATTTAAAACAAGCTTTAAATTAA
- a CDS encoding Rieske (2Fe-2S) protein: MKLRWVKFADDQAHLESLFMGKNCKALKINSTAVLLVKHQGEIHLVKNRCPHQGITLENAKCEDGKIVCPWHHYGFDLKNGRGAGLYLDIYPIEKREDGFYAGFEYFSIF; the protein is encoded by the coding sequence ATGAAGTTGAGATGGGTAAAATTTGCAGATGACCAGGCACATCTAGAATCCCTATTTATGGGCAAAAACTGTAAAGCACTTAAAATAAACTCAACTGCTGTTTTATTGGTTAAACATCAAGGCGAAATTCACCTGGTGAAAAATCGTTGCCCACATCAAGGAATCACATTGGAAAATGCCAAATGTGAGGACGGAAAAATTGTTTGCCCATGGCATCATTACGGTTTTGATCTTAAAAATGGTCGTGGAGCCGGATTGTATTTAGACATATATCCAATTGAAAAAAGAGAGGACGGTTTTTATGCCGGATTCGAGTATTTCAGCATCTTTTAA
- a CDS encoding TetR/AcrR family transcriptional regulator, protein MENWLPNITINISDKVFLKNPESTTLGKKIIEHSIIMIAELGFEQFTFKKLAQQIQSTEASVYRYFTSKHHLLVYVTHWYWGWLEYRIAFGTNNIDDPKERLKIAIDMLTQQVEEDSDFSHINEIKLNQIVIAESSKIYLNKSVDKENVVGYFQPYKNLVQRVCDIVLEINPDYKYPHMLVSTIIEGAHHQRYFAEHLPRLTDVIKGEDAVSCFYNCMAEQLLKA, encoded by the coding sequence ATGGAAAATTGGTTGCCAAATATTACCATCAACATCAGTGATAAAGTGTTTCTTAAAAACCCTGAATCAACCACTTTAGGGAAAAAAATAATTGAACACAGCATCATCATGATTGCCGAATTAGGATTTGAACAGTTCACTTTCAAAAAACTGGCACAACAAATCCAATCAACAGAAGCATCTGTTTACAGATACTTTACCAGCAAACACCATTTATTGGTTTATGTCACTCACTGGTATTGGGGATGGTTAGAATATCGTATTGCTTTTGGAACAAATAACATTGACGATCCAAAAGAAAGATTAAAAATTGCCATTGATATGCTCACTCAACAAGTAGAAGAAGATTCAGATTTCTCGCATATCAATGAAATAAAACTCAACCAAATAGTCATTGCCGAATCGTCAAAAATCTACCTCAACAAAAGTGTAGACAAAGAAAATGTGGTAGGCTATTTTCAACCTTATAAAAACCTGGTGCAAAGGGTATGTGACATTGTTTTGGAAATTAATCCTGATTACAAATACCCACACATGCTGGTTTCAACCATAATTGAAGGAGCACACCATCAAAGATATTTTGCAGAACATCTACCAAGATTGACGGATGTTATTAAAGGAGAAGATGCCGTGAGTTGTTTTTACAACTGCATGGCTGAACAATTATTAAAAGCTTAA
- the xerA gene encoding site-specific tyrosine recombinase/integron integrase translates to MSNSFGNITLKHLLINERKYIGLQFHPNKRIEKLIQTIPDCTWNEDFQMYAMPNNKQNFGLIFETFRGLAWINGAHFFEGKKQKKHNEGINLDTYRNRKTPHGYRKCPENYLSKLEFKRYSVNTARTYISCFEKFINHFSERKLIEINENDIQEYLNMMARKGVSTSQLNQILNAVKFYYEVVEEMPNRFYSIERPFKEDKLPKVLSELEVQRIIAATTNIKHKCVLSLLYGSGLRRQELLKLKINDIDSERLMIKINQGKGQKDRYTIIGINTLEELRTYYKEYKPKVFLFEGTHPGSPYSAATIGKILIKAAKKAGIHKKVTPHMLRHSFATHLLENGTDLRYIQTLLGHNSSKTTEIYTRVTFSNIQKVKSPLDSLS, encoded by the coding sequence ATGTCAAACAGTTTTGGAAATATCACCCTTAAACATTTGCTCATCAATGAAAGAAAATATATTGGTTTGCAGTTTCATCCAAATAAGAGAATAGAAAAATTAATTCAAACTATTCCTGATTGTACATGGAATGAAGATTTTCAGATGTATGCAATGCCTAACAACAAGCAAAACTTTGGCCTCATCTTTGAAACTTTCAGGGGGTTAGCTTGGATTAATGGTGCTCATTTTTTTGAAGGCAAAAAACAAAAGAAGCACAATGAAGGAATCAATCTGGACACCTACAGAAACAGAAAAACTCCTCATGGATACAGAAAATGTCCTGAAAACTACTTATCCAAATTAGAATTCAAAAGGTACTCTGTCAATACTGCAAGAACCTATATCTCATGCTTCGAAAAATTTATTAATCATTTCAGTGAACGCAAGTTGATAGAAATTAATGAAAATGACATCCAGGAATACCTGAATATGATGGCAAGAAAAGGAGTAAGCACCTCGCAACTGAATCAAATTTTAAATGCTGTTAAATTCTACTACGAAGTGGTAGAAGAAATGCCTAATCGTTTTTATTCTATTGAGCGGCCTTTTAAAGAGGATAAGTTACCCAAAGTATTAAGTGAATTAGAAGTTCAAAGAATCATAGCGGCCACAACAAACATAAAACACAAATGTGTTTTGTCTTTGTTATACGGTTCAGGTTTAAGAAGACAAGAATTATTAAAACTGAAAATCAACGATATTGATTCAGAAAGACTAATGATTAAAATAAATCAAGGAAAAGGACAAAAAGATCGATATACGATTATCGGTATAAACACATTAGAAGAACTCAGAACGTATTACAAGGAGTATAAACCTAAGGTGTTTTTATTTGAAGGTACACATCCAGGTTCACCTTACAGTGCAGCTACAATCGGAAAAATTCTTATAAAAGCAGCTAAAAAGGCCGGCATTCATAAAAAGGTAACGCCCCATATGTTAAGACATAGTTTTGCAACTCATCTTTTGGAAAATGGAACCGATTTAAGATATATTCAAACATTATTAGGACACAACAGTTCTAAAACAACCGAAATTTACACCAGGGTAACCTTCAGTAATATTCAAAAAGTAAAAAGTCCATTGGATTCCTTATCTTAG
- a CDS encoding OmpA family protein: MKNILALFILVSSFVGFGQDSLKTHIESNQLDSLPPKMEFPVIYDFGKATVNESSDSIIEEMAELLFDNPTTIVEIGNHMDSRGSDHYSSNLTQKRAESVMNELIKLGISKDRIVAKGYGDSKPTTYNGIVLTEAYINQFYENDKPTYEMLHQKNRRTEIVVLSYEYVPNTSKKTHATPFLLNE, from the coding sequence ATGAAAAATATTTTAGCATTATTCATTTTGGTTTCCTCTTTTGTAGGATTTGGACAAGACAGTTTAAAAACACATATTGAATCCAACCAACTGGATTCTTTACCTCCTAAAATGGAATTTCCTGTAATTTATGATTTTGGTAAAGCCACGGTTAACGAATCATCAGACAGTATAATTGAAGAAATGGCTGAATTACTATTTGACAATCCTACTACCATAGTTGAAATAGGAAATCATATGGATAGCAGAGGAAGTGATCATTACAGTAGTAATTTGACCCAAAAAAGGGCAGAAAGTGTAATGAATGAATTGATAAAATTAGGCATTTCAAAAGATAGAATTGTTGCAAAAGGATATGGTGATAGTAAACCAACAACATACAACGGAATTGTACTAACTGAAGCGTACATAAATCAGTTTTATGAAAACGATAAACCAACTTATGAGATGCTACATCAAAAAAACAGAAGGACAGAAATTGTTGTTTTGAGCTATGAATACGTCCCAAACACTTCTAAAAAAACGCACGCAACTCCATTCCTCCTGAATGAATAG
- a CDS encoding OmpA family protein has translation MKKLVVIIALLIAQISIAQNAPLEIKVTDFEFHPLQGEQVLFVDQSSKKEFKGVSSETGDIFISLPAGKYDIKIKSVGDAEDFSTFEVPPLPAGQNYRKASMQIQIAETKMFTLDNVHFDTGKWSIKSNSYKELDELAEFLSLKKDKKIEIGGHTDSDGDELANQSLSQKRAEAVKKYLVSKGISASRIVAKGYGESNPIADNNTDKGKALNRRTEVKIL, from the coding sequence ATGAAAAAGTTAGTAGTAATAATCGCCCTTTTAATAGCTCAAATTTCAATTGCACAAAATGCACCACTGGAAATTAAAGTAACAGATTTTGAATTTCATCCACTGCAGGGAGAACAGGTTTTATTTGTTGACCAAAGCAGTAAAAAGGAATTTAAAGGTGTAAGTAGTGAAACCGGAGATATTTTTATCAGTCTTCCGGCAGGTAAGTACGACATTAAAATTAAAAGTGTAGGTGACGCAGAAGATTTCTCAACTTTTGAGGTGCCACCTTTACCGGCTGGTCAAAATTATCGCAAAGCCAGCATGCAAATTCAAATTGCAGAAACTAAAATGTTTACCCTGGACAATGTTCATTTTGATACAGGTAAATGGAGTATTAAGTCAAATTCATATAAAGAGCTAGATGAGCTGGCTGAGTTTTTAAGTCTCAAAAAAGACAAGAAAATTGAAATTGGTGGTCATACTGATAGTGATGGAGATGAGTTGGCAAATCAGTCATTGTCTCAAAAAAGAGCGGAGGCAGTTAAAAAGTATCTTGTAAGCAAAGGAATTTCTGCCAGCAGAATTGTGGCCAAAGGGTATGGAGAATCAAATCCAATAGCCGATAACAATACTGATAAAGGAAAAGCACTTAACAGAAGAACCGAAGTAAAAATCTTATAA
- a CDS encoding peptidase domain-containing ABC transporter — translation MDATIDVKRPIKRFWLLLKPDKKEIRNVYFYAIFNGLVYLSLPIGIQAIINLIQGGQVSTSWIVLVIFVLAGIAFNGVLTISQMRIVENLQQKIFTRAAFEFAYRIPRIKLEALYKYYAPELMNRFFDIISVQKGLAKILIDFTTASIQIAVALILLSLYHPFFIIFSLILIILIYIIFKFTFRRGLETSLEESKRKYKVAHWLEELARNNITFKLAGKTDLPLEKTDVEVSEYVQYREKHFKVLIHQFLLLIGFKVVVATGLLAIGGVLVMQQQMNIGQFVAAEIIIIMVLNSVEKLILSLENIYDVLTSLEKIAQVTDLELEKADGTYISDFCDNKGLKVEANNITFRYPDSEKNIINDLNLEVKCNEKVLIVGENNSGKSTLLHLIAGVYQPIKGFISYNEFPQGNLKLQDLRSVIGDCLMEEQLFEGTVLENIAIGRPNATMESVNWAIDNLGLRDFVKSLPQGVDTVIDPEGRKFSKGIVDKLLLARSIADRPKLLLIKDAFQSIRKEEKNRIIDFLVKEDQPWTLIAVSSDEYMASKMDRIIYLSSGEIKEEGSFSEMKNKLI, via the coding sequence ATGGACGCAACAATTGACGTAAAAAGACCAATCAAAAGATTTTGGTTACTACTAAAACCAGACAAAAAAGAAATTAGAAATGTTTATTTCTATGCCATTTTCAATGGTTTGGTTTACCTATCACTCCCCATTGGTATTCAAGCCATTATCAACCTTATACAAGGAGGGCAAGTAAGTACTTCCTGGATTGTGCTGGTAATATTTGTGTTAGCAGGTATCGCCTTTAACGGAGTTTTAACCATCAGCCAAATGCGGATTGTAGAAAACCTGCAACAAAAGATCTTTACAAGGGCTGCCTTTGAATTTGCCTACCGAATTCCGCGTATAAAACTTGAAGCACTATACAAATACTACGCTCCGGAATTGATGAACCGATTCTTTGATATCATTTCGGTACAAAAAGGATTGGCTAAAATTCTAATTGATTTTACTACCGCCAGTATTCAAATAGCAGTGGCCTTGATATTGCTTTCGTTATATCATCCATTCTTTATCATCTTCAGTTTGATTTTGATCATTTTGATTTACATCATTTTCAAATTCACTTTCAGAAGAGGTTTAGAAACCAGTTTAGAGGAATCAAAAAGAAAGTACAAAGTAGCACACTGGCTTGAAGAATTAGCTCGCAACAACATCACCTTTAAACTGGCCGGTAAAACAGATTTACCTTTAGAAAAAACGGATGTTGAAGTAAGTGAATATGTACAATACCGTGAAAAGCACTTTAAAGTTTTAATCCATCAATTTCTACTATTAATTGGATTCAAAGTAGTTGTTGCCACAGGATTATTAGCCATTGGAGGTGTTTTGGTAATGCAACAACAAATGAATATTGGGCAATTTGTTGCAGCTGAAATTATCATCATCATGGTATTAAACTCAGTTGAGAAATTGATTTTGAGCTTAGAAAACATCTATGATGTACTTACCTCATTAGAGAAAATTGCTCAAGTAACTGATTTAGAACTTGAAAAAGCAGACGGAACATACATTTCAGACTTCTGTGATAACAAAGGTTTAAAAGTAGAAGCCAACAACATCACTTTTAGATATCCTGATAGTGAAAAGAACATTATAAACGACTTAAACCTGGAGGTTAAATGCAATGAAAAAGTACTAATTGTAGGCGAAAACAATTCAGGCAAATCCACTTTGCTACACTTAATTGCAGGGGTTTATCAACCAATAAAGGGATTCATTTCATACAACGAATTTCCTCAAGGGAATTTAAAACTGCAAGATCTAAGATCAGTAATCGGAGATTGCTTGATGGAAGAGCAGTTGTTTGAGGGAACTGTATTAGAAAACATTGCTATCGGTCGTCCAAACGCCACAATGGAATCTGTAAACTGGGCCATTGACAATTTAGGTTTAAGAGATTTTGTAAAGTCTTTACCTCAAGGAGTTGATACAGTAATAGATCCTGAGGGAAGAAAATTCTCCAAAGGAATTGTAGACAAACTTTTATTGGCAAGAAGCATAGCTGACAGACCTAAACTTTTACTGATCAAAGATGCATTTCAATCTATCAGAAAAGAAGAAAAAAATAGAATCATTGACTTTTTGGTAAAAGAAGATCAACCTTGGACACTGATTGCTGTTTCATCTGATGAATACATGGCCTCTAAAATGGACCGTATTATTTACCTCTCATCAGGTGAAATAAAGGAAGAAGGAAGTTTCAGTGAAATGAAAAATAAATTGATTTAA
- a CDS encoding HlyD family secretion protein, with protein sequence MLNISEQSIGHNIRKKGFKTLTEVEGRRSSRVLLRLIGGTFLIGLIIMFVPWTQNIRSYGSVTTLKPDQRPQTIHSVIAGRIEKWYVQEGDEVKAGDTIAFISEVKDDYFDPQLLDRTQNQTELKQQMVNSYDSKIDALDDQINSLQKQRQLELKQGRIKISQAHLKVSNDSINFQAAQVNYETAEKQYKRFEELHDQGLKSKTDLENRRVKMQESYSSLIAAENKYLASQSDLIAAEIELSNIQMKYQNNLAKAESDKFSAFSAKFDSEGQVTKLQNQYSNYQRRNSFYYITAPQDCYITRLVVQGVGETVKEGGPVVTIMPTNHELAAEIYIDPIDLPLVTVGENVRIQFDGWPAVIFSGWPNASYGTYGGTIYAIDKFISDNGKFRVLIKQDPNDHPWPEALKYGGGANAMILLGDVPIWYELWRKINGFPPNYYKAKVDPDKETKAK encoded by the coding sequence ATGTTAAATATATCAGAACAAAGCATTGGGCATAACATCAGAAAAAAGGGATTTAAAACCCTAACTGAAGTTGAAGGAAGAAGATCAAGTAGGGTTTTACTGCGCCTTATTGGAGGAACATTTTTGATTGGATTAATCATCATGTTTGTGCCCTGGACACAGAATATCAGATCATACGGATCAGTTACTACACTTAAACCTGATCAACGTCCACAAACCATTCATTCGGTAATTGCCGGAAGAATTGAAAAGTGGTATGTACAAGAAGGTGACGAAGTAAAGGCCGGAGATACCATTGCCTTTATTTCAGAGGTAAAGGACGATTATTTTGATCCTCAATTACTGGACAGAACACAAAACCAAACTGAGCTAAAACAGCAAATGGTCAATTCGTATGACAGTAAAATTGATGCCCTGGATGACCAAATCAACAGCTTGCAAAAACAAAGACAATTAGAGTTGAAGCAAGGACGAATCAAAATCTCACAGGCACACTTAAAGGTGTCAAATGACAGTATCAATTTTCAAGCTGCTCAAGTGAATTATGAAACTGCTGAAAAGCAATACAAGCGTTTTGAAGAATTGCATGATCAGGGCTTAAAATCCAAAACTGACCTGGAAAACAGAAGAGTTAAAATGCAAGAATCTTACTCTTCATTAATTGCAGCTGAAAACAAATACCTGGCTTCGCAATCTGACTTAATTGCGGCTGAAATTGAGTTATCCAACATCCAAATGAAGTATCAAAACAATTTGGCCAAAGCAGAGTCTGACAAGTTTTCTGCCTTTTCTGCCAAATTTGATTCTGAAGGACAGGTAACAAAATTGCAAAATCAGTACAGCAATTATCAAAGAAGAAATAGCTTTTACTACATCACCGCTCCACAAGATTGCTATATCACCCGTTTGGTAGTTCAGGGAGTTGGAGAAACAGTAAAAGAAGGTGGCCCGGTTGTAACCATCATGCCTACCAATCATGAATTAGCTGCTGAAATTTACATTGACCCCATTGACTTACCTTTGGTAACGGTGGGTGAAAATGTGAGAATCCAATTTGACGGTTGGCCGGCAGTTATTTTTAGCGGATGGCCAAACGCCAGCTACGGAACATACGGCGGAACCATTTATGCCATTGACAAGTTCATCAGTGACAACGGAAAATTTAGGGTACTTATCAAACAAGACCCTAATGATCACCCATGGCCGGAAGCTTTAAAATATGGAGGAGGAGCTAATGCCATGATATTATTAGGAGACGTACCTATTTGGTATGAACTCTGGCGAAAAATTAACGGATTCCCACCCAACTATTACAAAGCAAAAGTGGATCCTGATAAAGAAACAAAAGCAAAATGA
- a CDS encoding TolC family protein, producing the protein MKKLIFLFLLFQLQAKAQDSITSMSFEQYIDHVIAHHPLAVRANNQTKLAAAYLMKAKGNFDPKLGGEAAQKYFNDSQYYSVIGAHLKVPTWYGISFQGGYDINEGYYLNPERTVPNEGLLYSGISLSLGRGLIIDQRRAELKKAQVYVQSNEQLQFKMLNDLIAEAAFAYWDWYKAYHKMLTYQNAVLNASERFEGVKQSAIAGDKPMIDTLESNLQLQNRIFNYLNAELDYLNAQSLLEIYMWQDGMIPMELDSTVVPPTIETTNFSAADPGLVLNLDTLIAVHPEILINQFKIDQKKIDVQLGKENLKPEVNFKYNFLSAPGGGNLNNFYSINNYNWGASLNIPIFLRKERGQLRQYKLELENLEAENAFKTEQISYKIDMTLNEWNISHQQIELWRKTTNDYNTLLQSEKTLFDIGESSLFMVNSREKMFISARLQLIDKMAQNKKAEIKAKNAIGILYNQY; encoded by the coding sequence ATGAAAAAACTAATCTTTTTATTCTTGCTGTTTCAGCTCCAGGCAAAAGCACAGGACAGCATCACAAGTATGAGTTTTGAGCAGTACATTGACCATGTAATAGCTCATCACCCATTAGCAGTTCGTGCTAATAACCAAACAAAACTAGCAGCTGCTTATTTAATGAAAGCCAAAGGAAACTTTGATCCAAAACTGGGAGGTGAAGCAGCTCAAAAGTACTTTAATGACAGTCAGTACTACAGTGTAATTGGTGCACATTTAAAAGTGCCAACCTGGTACGGCATCTCTTTTCAGGGAGGTTATGATATCAATGAAGGATATTACCTCAATCCTGAAAGAACCGTGCCTAACGAAGGGCTATTGTACAGTGGAATTTCCCTTTCATTGGGTAGAGGTTTAATCATTGATCAAAGAAGAGCAGAGTTAAAAAAAGCACAAGTGTATGTGCAAAGTAATGAGCAATTACAATTCAAAATGTTGAATGATTTAATTGCTGAAGCCGCTTTTGCTTATTGGGATTGGTACAAAGCCTATCACAAAATGCTTACCTATCAAAATGCTGTTCTCAATGCATCTGAGCGGTTTGAAGGTGTAAAGCAAAGCGCAATTGCCGGTGATAAACCAATGATAGATACTTTGGAATCTAATCTACAATTACAAAACCGTATTTTCAACTACCTCAATGCTGAATTGGATTATTTAAACGCCCAATCACTGTTGGAAATTTACATGTGGCAAGACGGAATGATTCCCATGGAATTAGATTCAACTGTAGTTCCGCCTACCATTGAAACCACCAATTTTTCTGCTGCTGATCCCGGATTAGTTTTGAATTTAGACACGCTTATTGCCGTGCATCCTGAAATTCTCATCAATCAATTTAAAATTGACCAAAAGAAAATTGATGTACAGTTAGGCAAAGAGAATTTGAAGCCAGAAGTGAATTTTAAGTATAACTTTTTGTCTGCGCCCGGTGGTGGCAACCTCAACAACTTTTACAGCATCAACAATTACAATTGGGGAGCAAGTTTGAATATTCCCATTTTCTTGAGAAAAGAAAGAGGACAGCTTCGACAATACAAGTTAGAACTGGAGAATTTAGAGGCTGAAAATGCTTTTAAAACAGAGCAGATCAGTTATAAAATTGACATGACCTTAAATGAGTGGAACATCAGTCATCAGCAAATAGAGCTGTGGCGCAAAACCACCAATGATTACAACACCCTTTTACAAAGTGAAAAAACATTGTTTGACATTGGTGAAAGTTCATTGTTCATGGTGAATTCAAGAGAGAAAATGTTTATTTCTGCGCGCTTGCAACTCATTGATAAAATGGCCCAAAACAAAAAGGCAGAGATAAAAGCAAAAAATGCCATTGGAATATTATACAATCAGTATTAA
- a CDS encoding leucine-rich repeat domain-containing protein, with protein sequence MKLRLSILILLSTLLACGSDQSENTEEEDYQKFFAENASSIQEAFDHRFEVKTLMIDSREELDIPDSIHYLVKLEELHTGGKQMSFLPCNLCNLENLKILSVEWAGLDSLPFCLGKMPNLYWLQLSGNNITELPETFTNSKSISKVFLENNLIKEIPESISNMTQLTTMNLAWNQIETIPSSIGNLENLRLLNLEGNPIHNLPNELAQIDLVSLEISYTKITKLPEWISSSKSLKTLCIDSLQIGELPEWLGNKTDLKILRIAYQNLKEFPYWLKNLTALEELRLSNNNISQIPSWIENLTQLYDLDISNNPIESIPDNIINMESLGSLNVSGTNLDSTYVSVLQEKMPHCSITYKN encoded by the coding sequence ATGAAATTAAGACTATCAATTCTGATTCTATTATCTACACTTTTAGCTTGTGGTTCAGATCAATCAGAAAATACTGAAGAAGAAGACTATCAGAAATTCTTCGCAGAAAATGCTAGTTCCATACAAGAGGCTTTTGATCATAGATTCGAAGTTAAAACTCTTATGATTGATTCTCGGGAAGAACTAGACATCCCAGATAGTATTCATTACTTAGTAAAACTTGAAGAATTACATACCGGCGGGAAGCAAATGAGCTTTTTACCATGCAATTTATGCAATCTTGAAAATTTAAAAATCCTTTCAGTTGAATGGGCTGGTTTAGACTCTTTACCTTTTTGTCTTGGAAAAATGCCTAATCTATATTGGCTTCAATTATCAGGAAATAATATAACAGAATTGCCAGAAACGTTCACAAATTCGAAATCAATTAGTAAAGTTTTCCTTGAAAATAACCTGATTAAAGAAATACCTGAGTCCATAAGCAATATGACCCAATTAACTACTATGAACTTAGCCTGGAACCAAATTGAAACCATTCCTTCATCAATAGGTAATTTGGAAAATTTGCGACTGCTGAATTTAGAAGGAAATCCAATTCATAATTTGCCCAATGAATTAGCACAAATAGACCTAGTTTCTTTAGAAATTTCTTACACCAAAATAACGAAGTTACCGGAATGGATCAGCTCTTCAAAAAGCTTAAAAACCCTTTGTATTGACAGCTTGCAAATAGGCGAATTACCAGAATGGCTAGGTAACAAAACGGATCTAAAAATCTTAAGAATTGCATATCAAAATCTAAAAGAATTTCCTTATTGGTTAAAAAACCTAACAGCCTTGGAGGAGCTAAGATTATCAAACAACAATATCTCTCAAATTCCAAGTTGGATAGAAAATCTAACTCAACTTTATGATCTAGACATCTCCAATAATCCAATTGAATCTATCCCGGATAATATTATAAATATGGAATCATTAGGTTCACTTAATGTTTCAGGCACCAATTTAGATTCTACTTATGTGAGTGTATTGCAAGAGAAAATGCCCCATTGTAGTATTACTTATAAAAACTAA
- a CDS encoding rhodanese-like domain-containing protein, whose product MNVEEITPQEAIEAVKNGSFFVDVREPYEVDEVSYGIEYVNIPLGEIQVRINEFPKDKNIIVGCRSGGRSMNACMFLKMQGFDNVTNLQGGILGWMDNGCPTG is encoded by the coding sequence ATGAATGTAGAAGAAATAACCCCACAAGAAGCCATTGAGGCTGTCAAAAATGGTTCGTTTTTCGTTGATGTTCGTGAGCCTTATGAGGTTGATGAAGTAAGTTACGGAATTGAATACGTTAACATTCCACTTGGTGAAATTCAAGTGAGAATAAATGAATTTCCTAAAGATAAGAACATCATTGTTGGATGTCGTTCAGGAGGAAGAAGTATGAATGCTTGTATGTTTTTGAAAATGCAAGGATTTGACAATGTAACCAATTTACAAGGTGGAATTTTAGGTTGGATGGATAATGGTTGTCCAACAGGATAA